Proteins from a single region of Leptospira montravelensis:
- a CDS encoding antitoxin yields MKSKIDKIPKKLPTLSKEENDILASYEAGEWKSIGLNNKLISSYQKAASATLAKNKRINIRLNQLDLQSIQKKAFEEGLPYQTFISSLIHKFVTGKLVEK; encoded by the coding sequence ATGAAATCTAAAATAGATAAAATACCAAAAAAGCTCCCTACACTTTCTAAGGAAGAAAATGATATTCTCGCTTCATATGAAGCTGGTGAATGGAAATCAATCGGATTGAATAATAAATTGATTAGCAGTTACCAAAAAGCTGCTTCTGCAACACTGGCAAAAAACAAAAGAATAAATATTCGGCTCAATCAATTAGATTTACAATCAATTCAAAAAAAAGCATTTGAAGAGGGTTTACCTTACCAAACCTTTATTTCTAGCTTAATTCATAAATTTGTTACTGGTAAATTAGTAGAGAAATAG
- a CDS encoding BrnT family toxin: MKNYRWDIKKDEILRKERGISFELILFQIENGFLLDIIKHPNKDKYPNQSIFIIEIENYVYLVPFIENKDEIFLKTIIPSRKATRNYLSKEGDDNEI; encoded by the coding sequence GTGAAGAATTATCGGTGGGATATTAAGAAAGACGAAATCCTAAGAAAAGAACGTGGTATTTCTTTTGAATTAATCCTTTTTCAAATTGAAAACGGGTTTCTCTTAGATATCATTAAACACCCAAATAAAGATAAATATCCTAACCAATCAATTTTCATTATTGAGATAGAAAACTACGTCTACTTAGTTCCTTTTATCGAGAATAAAGACGAAATTTTCCTCAAAACTATTATACCTAGCAGAAAAGCTACACGCAATTATCTTTCAAAAGAAGGTGACGACAATGAAATCTAA